ccgaatccgttgcGGAATGGaccggttgatgacgtcatcaaaaacctttaaaccccaatatctctgcaaccgtttgtcaaagatacatgaatACATTTCCTAATcaacgtttcaagatctatacgatgaggtctctgctgatgtcagcaaaagttttaaacctttatatctccttaggtgaTCGTCGAAAAcatataatcctatacattattttgatcagagttTTAACCTCATTGCAGGCAAAgagtaaactaaatttcgccaacatttttttgtatctgcactgctgacgtcagcaggtATAAATTGCTTTTCCACTCTCgctggtgaaaagtaatttgatttttagcgtggcaaaaaattgcttttgattttttgtacATAGCTTATGGATATAAAGTAGGGTGAATTATTGATGTCTCGTTAATAGgcgattttaattattttttgtaggAAGGATTTTTTACTACAGCCTAAAATTATACATTGTGGTTGTAAGACTATTAGATATTAGATATGTAACTATCTATATATTTAAATAGGATATAAAtctattttagttatttttttgtatttcacatatttaaaatgaaattttgtttcgtGTTGGATTGTCAGTCCATTGTAACTgctattttaaaacattaaaaagagcAAATAGATTGCTAATTTTACTATAAAGAGCTAAGAAAATATATCATTAAGATCAGTAATACATTCACATAGCAAGCACGTGTCATAAAAATCTTTTCCTCTTTGTAATACAACACATGGGAGGTCAGGAACTAAGAATTATCACAGTTGATGTTAGGAAAACAAGAATTGTTATTAatgatttgaatgaaacatcaaatttaaataattgGGGATATTTTTGTCAAGCAATCAATCAATGATTATGTATCTTCAATGTTTCTTCATTTAACTTAGTTATCATACAATTGCTTTGATTTATTCTAGCCATTTGAAGTGATCCCTCCAGCTGGATCTCGTTTTTTTTCAATCTGTGTTTTAAattcattcggaactttaaaacccgcggacgttttaggcgaatcgaCATTTTACCTGAGATCGCGCCGGGTTTGCTTGCTATATAAGCAATATCAATGAATTAATCCATAAAACGCTGCATCGAAAGTCGAAATCGGCGGATACCAAAaccaatttacaaaaatatttctgcttttttacaaattattctatctatggcttattttattattgtaacttATTTTCGTAGTAATCGAGGCAAGTTACGCATGCGCCTGATAGCACATGCTTGAATAAAACTTTCCCACCCTTTTTTACTCACAAGTCAATTCTATTCGTACGGGTTAGACGATTCACAGAGAAGAAATCATGTCTAGTGGCGAAAGTGTATCAAGAGGTCAGAAAAGACGGAGAGAAGACAGATCTGCTCAGGAAAGTCTTTCTCTTTCtagtattaaaaattattttgacaaaaaGTTTGAAGATATCCAAACAAAGTTTGAAAAGGATAATCACAAACTAGCAAAGAAATTCAAAAAGGAACCAGAACTTTCTTTTAAGTTTAAGGGGAACAAAAAACAATACGAGTTTAATGAATCTATTCGACGTGACCTTGAGACGTTGGGAGATCTGATAAGACAAGGCTCAAAGCACAGATCTACAAAAATGTTACAGGAGATAGTTTCGAATATTGAAAAAAGgaacaaattaattaaaattgctGACAGATCTATTGTAGGGTGGAGTACCGTCGACGAATACATCTCAGATGACCTGGCTAGCGACTCCGCAGACGAGCGAAAAATTAAAGCTGCTGAAAATCGTGCCAtcagaaaaaagcaaaacacaTTTAATCGCACcagaaaatcaaagttttcGGATGTATCGTCAACAATCTCCAAAGCTCCAGATAAAATCCAGTTTCGGAATGCTGAATCAGACTTCAGACGAGTTGTTCACCCCAGTGCGACTAGCTTCAAGCCAACAGGAACTTGCTTCAGCTGCGGAAAAAACGGACACTGGCGAAAATACTGCCCCGAAGCTAAAAGATAAAAGTACATTTAAAGATAAGTTAATATTTCCTTTAATTTCGTCTAAAACATGTAAATCAAAATCCaataataaatttgaaagtgtaaaaggcaatttaaaaaacaaaattccctTTTGG
Above is a window of Hydractinia symbiolongicarpus strain clone_291-10 chromosome 3, HSymV2.1, whole genome shotgun sequence DNA encoding:
- the LOC130636842 gene encoding uncharacterized protein LOC130636842 codes for the protein MSSGESVSRGQKRRREDRSAQESLSLSSIKNYFDKKFEDIQTKFEKDNHKLAKKFKKEPELSFKFKGNKKQYEFNESIRRDLETLGDLIRQGSKHRSTKMLQEIGGVPSTNTSQMTWLATPQTSEKLKLLKIVPSEKSKTHLIAPENQSFRMYRQQSPKLQIKSSFGMLNQTSDELFTPVRLASSQQELASAAEKTDTGENTAPKLKDKSTFKDKLIFPLISSKTCKSKSNNKFESVKGNLKNKIPFWESIKANRTIIDILKHGYKIPFFSTPEKAHFENNRSALMEKEFVTASIKELLESGRIRETAFTPHVVNPLSVSTQGNGKKRLILDLRHVNKHIYKDKVKFDDWRVMEDT